The stretch of DNA GGATGGTCAATCTTGTCATTTCTatttggaatatatatatatatatatatatatatatatatatatatataaatatataaataaatgcttGATTACATTAGCCTATTTAACGCAAATGACAATCGGAATGGCCAGAAATGTGGTGCTTTGAGTTTGGCTGCTTAGgctctctttcttttttcttaaaatgattAGTTTTACTTTTGATTTGCTACACTTGTGTGAATCCTTTTGGTTGCAGGTTacccttttttccctttaaattaGTTAACTAAAAGCTCTGGTTTTGGGCCTTTAGTTAGCGTTGACGACAAAAATCACAACCTCTGATTGCCTCCAGCCCTCCCGgtacaaatagattggacatctatcaccaccAACCAGCCATTTTCCTTGACTTTTCCTTTTGTAGCTATCTCAACACATAGTTTGAAAACATACGCCAAAATCAAAAGTATTTCGCCATCAATGCCAACTGACTTCCTGCCGTCTTATGGATCGGACGCCATGTACTCAAGGTTTTATTCGCTAGCGGTCTTTCATCTGTACAGTGACCCCAGATACAAAGCTATTAAAACAAATCAACCTTACAAATGTCAaacgaatgatttttttttctttaaaaaaagcggAGAACAAAaggaagggagaaaaaaacacgcCACGTTAAGGCGGCATGGGCGCCCTTATGGGAAGTCGAGGCGGGGCCACGGGCGGTCTGGGCGGCATGGGGGGCGCTCGCTGGAAGCCGAAGGGCGGCGGGCGAGGCGGGGCGGCGCCGTACCCCGGCGGGGGCATGGGAGGTGGCGGCGGTCCTCTCATACCGGGCGGCCCGGGATGACCTGGGGGAGGAGGGAGGTTTTCTTAGGGGGCGTGACATCGAGAGGAGGCGGCGTTTGTACTTACCCATGGGCGGTCCGTAGGGGGCTCTGTGCGGCATGCCCATTGGCGGCGGGGGCATGCCGGGAGGGAGCGGCGCCCGTGCTTGAGCGGAACCCGGCGGGGCCGGAGGTGGGGGCACCATgccggggggtgccggaggagGCATGGGCATCTGTGGCATGGCTGGGGAAGGAAAAGGgtaaacaataaaacaagatAAAATGGGGGGGCATTagtcaatggaaaaaaacaagtctttTGGCCAACTCACCGTGCAGGGATCCCGGGAAGGGCGGCGGCCCGGGCATGTGCCCGCCCGGCTGCCCCTGATGGGCGTGATGCATGGCCATGCCGTGCGGCATGCCCCCCATGGATCCCGGCGGCGGCATGGGCGGGAAGAGCCCCCCCGGCGGCATCCCCAAGCCCAGGCTGGCGCCCAGGGACGTGAGCACCGGCGGCGGGATGGCCTGCGGGGGCGGAGCGTCGGCGaacagctggtgagggcggtcGGCCTGCGACAGCGGGTTCTGCGCGGCCAGCAGGCGCTCGGCGGCCGAGCCGTGGCGCTCGCCCTTGGAGTCCTTCTTGAAGGCGTAGGACACGGTGATGGGGCGGTTGCACAGGTACTGGCCATTCATGGCCTCGATGGCGGCGTCCGAGGCGTCGAAGCTGGCAAAGTTGATGAAGGCGTAGCCTTTGGAGTTGCCCGTGTCGGGGTCCCGCATGATCTTGGGCGTCTGCAGGATCACCCCGAAGGCGCTGAAGGTGTCGTACAGCAGCTTCTCGTCGATCTCCGAGTCCAGGTTGCCGATGAAGATGTTGGCCCCCACGTCCAGGTTCTTGTTGTGCGCCGACGCCTTGTTGACGCGGATGGGCTTGCCGTACAGTTTGATCATGTTCATGATTTTGATGGCGTAGTCGGCGTCCTCTTCGCTGAGGAACTCCACGAAGCCGTAACCTGAAAGAGTGGTCAGAGTCAAGCCGCCGTCCGCCGCCAGTTCACCGCCGGGTGGGCGGGCCTTTCGCCTTACCTTGATGCTGGCCCGTCACCCGGTCTTTAGGCATGTGTGTGTTGACCACGGGACCGGCCTGCAGGAAAAGCTCCCACAGTAACGGCTCCGACACCTTCTCGTCCAAGCCGCCCACGTACACCGTGGCATCTGGAAAACACGTCAAACTTTAACCCACATATACAAAGCATTTCTGTGCAGAAAATGAGCTTCCTTAATGCAATAAAATTCCATTCGTTCATTCGGCCTTCCTACTCAACTTGGATTATACGTCTAAACCCGTCAACGAGTTCATAAAGGGAAACACAAGAGCAAAAATGTCCCTCTATTATCGCCGTAGTTCGTTCACATTCATCCCTGTTAGCCAAGTAGCCTGCTATGCTAACAGTACCTAAAGCGGGTATCTTAAGATTGTACGGCAAAAATCGTGCATATTGGCGGCTTAAATATACCAACAAAAATTTAACAGGCCGCAGGTGTAGTTTTATTGGCCATAGCGACGCATAAAAGTATAAAAGAATCATGGAGCGGACTTGAAGACTACGGGGTGGGCATGCGCGTGTTAGCCATGGGATAGTAGCAAGCATAAAAGTGAAAACTGCGGGACAAGGAGCATTAAAACTTGCAACATGGAGGGAAAATTGTATTAATCACACGTCGTTAGTGAAGGGGTGCTCGCATTACCTTGATTTCGTTCGGAAATCGGTCCCGCTGCCATGTTGAATGAACAACGGTGAACTGGGATGCCGCTTGAAGGAAGCCACGCCTTTTCCGCCTACGTGTACGGAAGTATCGCGTCATTCAAAATACACGTAGAATTACAAAAAATCCTTAGGGCAGTCTCACTCAATTCAAATATAAAAGAAACGTTTAACCTATTCCAGAAGTGGAACTCACTATATACCAGTAACAATAATTACTACTGAAAacaaagaatgcaaaaaaaaaatatctactcCAATCACAAGGAGGCAGATGTATGCATAAAAATGAAGCTAATTTTTGTGTACAAACAAAGCAATGTGACATCACATGTAAATGTGTATCATcatgtattttattatatataaatctaCTAAATGTATAAACATTGAATACAAAAACGCGCTTAGAAAACACATACAATAACAACCTTGAGAAATCCTTTACAAAACAACCAATACTGTTCGGTTAAGACATGAATGAAAACAACATGcaaaaggaaaaacacaaactgaatatatataattttttttgtttaaaagtcTCCCCCATTCTGTCCAAATGGCAAACTTTGATATAAAAGTGAaacgtgacattttttttggctaCAAGTCACATTTTGTAGTACAATCCACCGAACGGGTGTGTAGACTTTGATATCCGCAGTAGATTGGAATACACACAAAGAAAAGATGTAACAACATAAGAAATGATTTTGAAATGGCTtaagtaacacacacacacaaactgtaCTTCATATTTGATTCATACAATCATCCAATAATAAAGTGAAAGGCAAAGCAAGGCATTCGACTGGAGCGAGTGACTATTCCATCCCGTTAACGGTgaattttttggacatttttcctcctttcTGCACGAAGGAAAATGACCGTAGGGATTAAACGTGCCTCTGTGTGGTCGTAAAGTTGATTAAATCCTTCCTAATCTAATGCGGTGTAGCACCAGAGGAAAATGACTTAACTGAGTAGACATGCTAGCAAGGCTAGCTAGCAAGCCTTCTTAAAATTCCATCCTAACGCAGCAGCTATTTGTCACGTTGCTAGCATGAAATAAGGTCCTTATTGTTTGGATTCCTCTTTATCTTCAACCCTGTGGTGAAAAACAACATTGTGATGGAACGCAAGTCGTTTCGCTACGCGCTAGCTGCTGCCAGAGCTActgaaataatccaaaataacACCATTGTTTCCATCTTGGTATAAAAAATGTGCTCTGAGCAGTTTCATATGTGGTATTTTAGCATAAAGTGAGCTGGCGGCTACATTATTTAATAAACGGAAAATAATAGGGGTGGTATTTGGGTCGTAGAAATTAACAATGCTAGCGCAGCTTTGCAATTTGGTAAGCTAAAGTGGAATGTGAACCAAAATACACAGTGCTAAAATACTAAGCCAAAATAAGAAAGACAAACGGCGTCGAATTTTGAAATAATGATGAAGCGGCACAGAGATGGCAGCAAAAGAGTTCATTTTACGACATCATCTATTAGTGATTTTTTACCCGTTCATTGTTTTGGTACCATATTGGTGCAAAGGAACTATGTTGGAGAGTTGAGGAGCTTCATTTTAGCCAAAAGTTGTGCTATTATAAGCATGATAAGTGCCAAGAAATACATAGAAATGAGTTGGGCATCAATgaaaaaactatttcaaaattTACTGCCTGATGCAAAGGAACTATGTTGGAGACTTGAGGAGCTTCTCTTGGAAAAAGTAGTGCTGAACCTCCATCTTGTTTAATTTGGATTTAAGGAGctattttaaaggaaaaatataattttatgaGCCATCTTGGTGGAAAGAAAGTACGGTGAAGAgagtttataataaaaaaatatcggTTTTGAAGTCCACTTTGACTTGTGACAAATTGctaacaggatttttttctttttggctaATCTTACTCACGATGGGTCGCTTTTAGTGCGAGGGCAGCGTGGCGGCGTTGGCGGCGTTCAGCTGTCCCACGGCCAACATGAGGATGTCCTTCTTCTCCTTGTGGAAGCGCAGCTCGCGGCCGGCCAGCCGCGCCTCCTCCAGCTCGCGCTGCGTGGCTGCCAGCTCGCGGGAGACGGCGCCCGCCACGCTCTGCTCGCGGTTCACCCAGTCAGCCGCCATCTGCGTGCGCATGTCGTCGTCCAGCGCCCGGTGAGAGTAGTGGGCCAGCACTTCctgttacacacacacacacaaaaacacaacaaataagAATAAGTTCAATATTAGAAGCGAAAGCGCGGTCGATCAGGTCAAAAATAAGGTCACGTTTATAAGCTATTTGGCTGTCATTATACATTCCATTTTGACCAGCAGAGGGCGTAACAAAACACAAGCCAGTCCTATTATTAAAAAACTTTCATAAACACCTTAGAACATTTTTAATTCGAAATACATATTGAGTCTTCAATATCTTAAACTCCATATTTTAACACAACTTCTCAAAATGCATCTACAACCTCTAAGAAACATGCTTTTGCGACATGTATtaaaagatttatttttataaaaattaGAAATGCATACAAAtacattccacaaaatgtaggttttcataaaaagcaagccTTTCCGCAATACTAATGTCctccaagtgcaatcagtggattgccatcAGGTGCTTATCGCAGCCCAACCCCCTTTGTTacctgtctgtgctggatggcttggaaaacaaaaagctgcctggtgtaaactgtcaaagacagttcaagactttttttttgaccTATTGAAAACGTTGGCTGTCAaagtgcagacttttgaccattttgactcttttaagagcacctttgttgaatgatatttcacccatttcagtATATGCAgcagtgtatgatgacaataaaggcttttgatttgctATGAAGGCATatcatcccataagactaggctttcattccaaactattccacaaaatgtagcttttcataaagagcaagcctttccacaatactagtgtcctacatgtgcaatcagtagattgctgtcaggtgcttctcttacccaacccccgctggttcaagtttgtcagtcagctcggttgGTGCTGGATGGCTCGGAACAGAAAAACTGCTCTTTCCCCACCCACAGcaacccaacccccgttgattcaatcAATTTTGTCAGCTATGTGTGTGCtggatggctttgcaaaggcACCCTTggctggtataaactgtcaaagccactccaagactttttctggacctattgaaaACGTTGGCCACCAAACCACAGACATTTGACCCATTTAAGAGCGTtttgatgaatgaatatttcaccaatttcgttatacgcagcggtgtatgatgacaataaaggctttggatttgatataaaggtgtagcatcccataagactaggctttcatttcaaactacagtggtacctcgacataagagcgccccgacatacgagcatttcgagataagagtaaaatttcgagcaaataatgaTCTCGAGATACCAGACAAATTtggagatacgagaaagccaggtggccaagacacaaactttaatacaaaattaaaattaagtttagtgtaaggttagattaaacttatttttgagtgtgtctgcatcgtaatccaaattcatttaaatttgtttatgttatattacgattcaccggtgcaaaaagtcaatGTATGACATGCTAACGACCAATTTATGTTTATTTGcgtaaaactaaatattaaaacttattttgtaCTACGATATAAAAGTagcatttgtaatttttttagttGAAACCACTGCTGTATGAATCATTGTTTTAGAGTTATGTTTGGCTAGCTTAGTTGAAATGttgggaaaagaaaaagaattccCCCCCATTAAATTTCCTCGGAAACGATCGGGACGCCAAAACGAGTCAAAAAATGTGACGTCGACATCAGCGTTGGGAAAGTTGACATCTGGCACAAAGGCGCTTTTCATTTTCCGCCATTTTCCGACCCCGATCGACCGCGAAGCGTCACGTGAGAGCGCAGCGACCCCTTTTACGCGATTAGCACGATGGAAAGCGCGTGAGCTACCTGACGTGAACATTGGCGTTCCCTCATGGCTTTCAAGCTTCCGTTCCAGTGGAGCAGCTGGAAAACGGTCATCAGCTCCTaaaaaggagaaagaggagACAAAAAGACGTGGGTAACGGGGGTGCCGTCCCACCGGAAGACCccagtttttttacctggaATTCCAGCATGGATTTTCCTTTGTTGGATTCCAGCATAAAGCGGAACGCTCCGATTCCCGTGTTGGGGTTGTCGGCTTCTTCCCGATTTCCCTGCGACCATCGCAACTGGAAATGAAGCACTTCTGCTTTTCAGCGCCCCCTAGTGGCCGACTTACGTTAAAAGAAGCCAAAGCCTCGCCGACGCTCTTCTCGATGAAGTCGTCGGTGATCCGGCGGGACGGGTGTTCGTTGAAGACCGAGTTCATCAGGGCGATCTTGGCGGCGCTGCGGCGGGCCTCGGCCTTGGTGGggcagaactaaaaaaaaacgcgGGTTAAAAAACGGCAAGGGAGACCGCGGCGAAATGCTAAAAAAGCGCACCTGGAAACTTCCGAAGCAGCTTCCGCCGGGGAGGCTAACGTAGCAGACGTAGGGCGGGCTGCTCGTCGCCACCATCTCGTAGACCACCAGGGCGCCGTTGCGCAGCTCGGCTCCGCGACTCAGCTTCATCTGCCAGAATTCCTGCAAGGCCTCCACCACGTTGACTGAACCCACACAAAAAGCCACCCAAAAAAAGTCACTCATCTCTGGATGATCCCAAAAGTATGCGAGAGGCGGCGGAAAAAGGCCACCGTGACCTTTTAAAGCCGAGGTCGAGCAGGACGATATGATAGTGCTGTCAAAAATGATCCATGTGGCCCTAGCGGCGCGGTGCCAGAGTGGGCGGTCGGGCGGTTGCTTTCCGTTTGGCTACGGGAAGAATCGCGCTGTAAATCAAAATGTCGCCAGGAGGACTTTTCCCTGATTGGCTAACTCCAAATGTGTTTACAATCGATGTAATACGGTAGCTATTTTAACTTGAACTTGATCAAAAGCCTCCATTTTGATACACGTGTGTGTTGTAGAAGATTGTTGATCTATAATGTAATCCCAGCTCAGGGTTTAGTGGCTAATCCTTTAATGAATTGGAACACATGTTACGCTGATTTAACCCCAAAAAAATGGGACTGGAAATGAGCAAAGTTTgaatacagcaaaaaaaagaaagcttttTGTCAAGGGGAaaataaatgtgtcattttcaaAGTGGACAGAAATGTAAATAACATTAGGTCGAGACGTGAATATTCTAATTCGTAATTTATGAACTACAAGTACTCCAGTACAAGACTTAAAATGGATGAATAACTGCATAACTGAAAGCTAGAGATAAAGGAAAATAGTCATATTAAGCGTCATGCACTTTAGTTTTCAAGGTtttgggggaggaaaaaaaatcaagttaattcaCCTAATAATGATCTGGCCTAAAATTTCAGATAtgtggttgttttgtttttgggttttttagACTACAAGGCATAAAGACATTGAAAAATGTGGGTTTCGCCACACTGCCTCGGTAAAGATGATTTATTAGAGGCACTTTTTATAAcgacattattttgaaagggttAGTGTAGTAGGAAAAATGATTTCTAGTCTATGTACAATACACTAGAAAACATTTTAAGTGAGCTTTTAACTAGTATTTAGTTAGTTCATACTGGTACTCATTGGCACTCGTGTTAAGTCGtagtctgccattgacgtccaatccgttcgtCTATCGCCGTGAAAGCAGAAGAAaagaagttgttgttgttttttaagacggCAAAAGTGTGTGTTTGAGGGGCTCACCTCTGCCGTAGCCTTGCGTGTGTTTGGCAAAACTACGGACCACCGCTTCCACCGCTTCCTTCAGCACCGCCGGGTTCCCCGGGTTAGCGTGGCCGACGCTGGAGAACCCCAAGCCGGCTCCTCCTCCGCCGCTTCCCCCGTACAGGCTGTGGAGCTggagcggcggcggtggcggcggaggCCCCGAGCAGGAGGTCAGCGACGGTGGCGAGGGCAGCAGCAGCGGCGGGACGGGAGCCGTCACCCCGGGGCGAAGAGACGACGAGGCCGACGTGAAGGAGCGGAGCGTGCCGCCGACGTTCACCGCCGGTTGGAGGCGGTGAGGGCGGATATGGATCGGGAGAAGGTGAGATTCCATGGTCGGGAACCGCGACGCTCGCTCGGGGGTCAAGTGGGGTCCGGTAGCTTGAGGttttatgaggaaaaaatgaaattgtttagGAATTTAGCTAGGTTTTGGGAGCATGGACGCTCCAAGTGTACTTGACTGTTGTTCTGGTCTGCATCCTGCCTGCCTGGACTGTTAGCCTGGGCGCCTTCAGGGACGTCTTGTAAATTACACAACCGTAATAGAAGTAAGCACATCACCCCCGGGATTTTTGTCCGAGAAGACTTCACGTATTCAAATAAACACCACATTTTCCCCACGTTTGTGTTACttccctttatttatttttcgtgAAGAAAAGTCTAAACTGACGAGGGAGTAGGGAAGTATCCAATTTTATTACTGGCAGTGAACGCATCCCTGGAAAGTCAGAAATATTAGGGCAAGAAATTTGAGCCTCGTCTTGTTCCTTCCAGTCTGGCCTACAAATGGGCCTCCTTCGCAACCACAATTCCACACAATGCATCATGTTTAGCTTAACATGCTTTATCCCATTCTGGCAATGAAAGATTAGGATAACGGTGGCCAACTTTCAACGCTCGGGACCACCGACGgtgctggaaaaaaagagaggaaatgGGACCCGGACCCTGGACCCTTACCTAAGCCGAACCCCAAAGCCCCCCCCCTTGCTCCCACATGTCTTGTATAAATGTTCATTCTTTCTGTGGTCTGGTAAAAGGCCAGAGGAGGAAAGATGGAACATTGTTTTGAAGAGAGCCACATTGCGATGCTCATGATGTCAACGCGCGTCTGCTTCCACTGCGTTCGCCATCTTGGCTCTTGGGAAAATTCTGACGGTTTTATAGAAAGAAGTGAATTTTTATAGGGCAGTCTATCACAAATACATCCACGCAAAAATTCTGAAGAAGCCATTCCTGAACAGCAACGCGCTTTACCTTTATTTGGTGATACAAAACTAAAtcaaaaatggccgacaagACTGCAAAGGTTGCTTTAAATGTTGTATAACAACGACTCAGCCTTGGCAAATCCtgtttgttcaaaaaaaaaaaacgctatcATGCAGTTTATTGTCCTCATGTttggccaagaaaaaaaaaaagcagaaaaagcAAAAACTGCATGTCACAACACATATTTCATAACATCCAAATCATTACCAGTTATTCAGTTTGTTGACGTGCTTACATgaaagccatttaaaaaaaaatgtttctttgacGTCAAGGCTGAAAATGTGCTTGGATGAAAATAAAGGAACATTCATTTTAGGTTTTAAAGGTATAAGTTGAATAGAATAGAAGTTGTAAACTAGTAGGCGTCCCTCTGGAAGcacatccaagatggcggcatgTGGCCGCAATCTGTCTATGGTTTTCCAGAATTTGAAGAACTCAACAAAGCACACAAAGCAGTGGTGGACACGCTAAGACttataaaaaaggaaagaaagaggCTGCACATTCCCACAATTCTCCACATCTGGCATTCATCAAAGCCAAACCCTCTGGAGCACAAAGAGGGATTTCTGGCCAAGCTGGGCTTTTATTTACAAGCACACGTGGGCTcctgccataaaatgaatttaaaaaaaaaatgatgacatcgGCTCGAAGGGCAGTGGACAATTAATGAGTCCATAAAGATAAGCGTGAAAACGGAATCTGGCAAGCAAAGGTACAAATTTGACTTCCACATGCTCATTTTCGTCTTGGAATTATGAGATCAATATTTGGCTTATGCCTCATAATataatgtttacatttaaaaaaatatatatattcactgccattgacggtgatagccGTCCAATCATTTGGACTGGATTCGCTGCCAGTCCCTCCCAgtctgaatggattggacgtttaaccccgtcaatggcatccaagaAGCAAAATTAGTTGAGACTGGGGAAAGTTTTTGATAAACATGGAAAACACGGTCTGACTTTTTTAATatactataataataatttttttgtaatttttttttaaatttgttacaCATTTTTAATGCAGAATCCAAAACTGATCATTTTTTCTTCACTTAATGTACTTAAATTGTATACGACGACATTTAAAAAGTCGACTATTGTATAAAGGGGGAGGGGCTTATAgggcctaaaaaaataatgccaAATTTTCAAAGCCGTAAATGGTGGCTGGTATTAAGTCATCCTGTTTCACGTCCAACGACGGCCATGTCGGTCCAATCCGCTTGGACGCCATCGTCGGATCATCGCGcaccggattggacgtccgtcgcCGTCCGCGAAAGCCAAACGGCATGTCACGTAGCCGTGCCCGACGTCACGTGTTTGTCAGGAAGCTGATGTGGCAGGACTGCGTGTCCCCCGCCCACGTCATTATCGACTCGGACCGCTGTCATCGCCGGCTCGTGATAAGACCGGTCAGAGGTGGACTTTGGTCCACTCGGTCCAAGTGGCAGTCGGCGTGTCAAGGGTCACGCCAACAACCGTTTGTCGGCGCCCCAGCCGTCCAATGGCGTGTCCGTGTCGTAATCGCGTCCAATCGGAGCGGAGAAGACGCTTTGTGGGGCTTTAAAAGGAGCGTGGGGCGACCGGTCGTCACCATCATCCGGTCTCTGAATCCTCCTGTCCTCCAGGTGAGTCCCTTTCTGCTCTTTTTTAAAGGTTTACAATGTTCTCAGAATTGGATTGTGATGACTGACAAACTTCACAAATGTGTCCATTTGAATTTATGACAAACTTTTTGGGATTAAAATGGGATTCCAAAAATCAACCGTAAATTGTAGCAAAATGGCTAATGAAGATGAATTGAATCAAGAGTTCCACAGCTTCAACTACTGTAAAtacaaccatttaaaaaaaaaaatgcaacaaatatgGCACCATTGGAAATGAAACTACCGCAATCCCGTCGTTGAATTTGGACAAGAAcagccaaacaaaaacaaaaactaaggTTCCTCCAAGGATTAAAACGTCCCACAAATCCTCCTGAAAACTGAAAAACcggcttcctgttttttttaggtcttCTCCGAAGCATCACCATGAAATTCCTTATCGCCGTCGTTCTCACCATCACCCTGGCTCATGGTGAGCGAGCGCGCGGCAAAGGTAAACACTCGTTTTAAAGCCTGACCTTAAAAACGGCGTTTCCGTCCGCAGCCAGCCTGGCCGAGGAAGCCCTGGACATGGCCGTCATCACCCAGAAATTCGATGAGATGAAGTCCAAAGTGACAGAGGAGTTGAACAAGCTGATCAACACCCAGGATTTGGGCAGCCAGGCTCAGTGAGTAGCAAGCACGATGGTTAAAAACCAAAGAAAGCGTGCttaaaacccccccaaaaagcagtCTTGAGCTCCTCCCCTGCCATCTTGCAGGACCTTCTTGGAGGAGCAGAAGAAGCAGTTTGAACCCATGATGACCAAAGTCCTGGAAGATCTGAAGGCCGCCGCCACCAACGCGCAGGAGCAGTTCGAACCCATGACCAGCAACTTCCAGGCCCAGATCCAGCCCATGGTCCAGCAGGCCCAGCTCCAGATCGAGGCCTTCGTCAAGCAGATGATGGACAGGACCAAGGCCCTGGCCAACTGAAGAGGAAGCCatcttgacttcctttttccGGCCTGGCGTGTTTCTCTCGTTTTGCCACACGGGGGATTTGATCCCCGAAAAACCAAAGATGTGCAATAAAAAACCTTGAAACACAAAACGTCTAACTCATTCGTGGATATCGAAAGGAATTGGACGACTATTTTTCATTTGTGCGCGGCcacgtgacaaaaaaaaaaaaaggtttagaCTAAGCAGGCTAATTCAAAGCATTTTGcccttcaaaaaatattttacatccaaaacaatgcaaaacaaccagaattgatgatctaGCTAGCTGTGCTAGGTAGCTAACTAGCGCACGTTGACGTagatagcatgctagcagaaATCTGCGGCTAAttcaacagatttttttgtgggtgggGCTAAAAAAGAGACAAATTGGGATCTAAATTGATTATTAAGCATTCTTAGATGGATGTTTTTTGCCCAAATATGgtctgctattatttttttaagtcatttgcTAGTATCACCACATTCcttttttgacctttgacctcactaCCACAAATGTAATCAATCTTCCGGAACATCCATTGATTTAA from Stigmatopora argus isolate UIUO_Sarg chromosome 21, RoL_Sarg_1.0, whole genome shotgun sequence encodes:
- the sf3b4 gene encoding splicing factor 3B subunit 4, encoding MAAGPISERNQDATVYVGGLDEKVSEPLLWELFLQAGPVVNTHMPKDRVTGQHQGYGFVEFLSEEDADYAIKIMNMIKLYGKPIRVNKASAHNKNLDVGANIFIGNLDSEIDEKLLYDTFSAFGVILQTPKIMRDPDTGNSKGYAFINFASFDASDAAIEAMNGQYLCNRPITVSYAFKKDSKGERHGSAAERLLAAQNPLSQADRPHQLFADAPPPQAIPPPVLTSLGASLGLGMPPGGLFPPMPPPGSMGGMPHGMAMHHAHQGQPGGHMPGPPPFPGSLHAMPQMPMPPPAPPGMVPPPPAPPGSAQARAPLPPGMPPPPMGMPHRAPYGPPMGHPGPPGMRGPPPPPMPPPGYGAAPPRPPPFGFQRAPPMPPRPPVAPPRLPIRAPMPP
- the lix1l gene encoding LIX1-like protein, whose translation is MESHLLPIHIRPHRLQPAVNVGGTLRSFTSASSSLRPGVTAPVPPLLLPSPPSLTSCSGPPPPPPPLQLHSLYGGSGGGGAGLGFSSVGHANPGNPAVLKEAVEAVVRSFAKHTQGYGRVNVVEALQEFWQMKLSRGAELRNGALVVYEMVATSSPPYVCYVSLPGGSCFGSFQFCPTKAEARRSAAKIALMNSVFNEHPSRRITDDFIEKSVGEALASFNGNREEADNPNTGIGAFRFMLESNKGKSMLEFQELMTVFQLLHWNGSLKAMRERQCSRQEVLAHYSHRALDDDMRTQMAADWVNREQSVAGAVSRELAATQRELEEARLAGRELRFHKEKKDILMLAVGQLNAANAATLPSH
- the LOC144067575 gene encoding type-4 ice-structuring protein-like, whose translation is MKFLIAVVLTITLAHASLAEEALDMAVITQKFDEMKSKVTEELNKLINTQDLGSQAQTFLEEQKKQFEPMMTKVLEDLKAAATNAQEQFEPMTSNFQAQIQPMVQQAQLQIEAFVKQMMDRTKALAN